A region from the Triticum aestivum cultivar Chinese Spring chromosome 3D, IWGSC CS RefSeq v2.1, whole genome shotgun sequence genome encodes:
- the LOC123074078 gene encoding uncharacterized protein, which produces MASPPATWSVTACLTYRGGLEIRAAAKNVLPGWGHGGERLSFLLRLRRRLRLAVTSQCGRAPAPADPDKKPRGLRLLRSLRTGLPCIWRRKKPPRAAAAMPGSRSQAIPSLLKDRALMRPATTVALCSVAALAVAAASVAALRLVAGFLTPSASCVSWRCFLAKKFVRFLGPPLLEWISEISLKLVDPPALGEWLGLPKLGLKWLFNK; this is translated from the exons ATGGCGTCGCCGCCGGCGACGTGGTCGGTCACCGCGTGCCTTACTTACCGTGGCGGGCTGGAGATCCGCGCCGCCGCGAAGAACGTCCTCCCCGGCTGGGGCCACGGCGGCGagcgcctctccttcctcctccgcctccgccgccgcctccgcctcgccgtCACCTCCCAGTGCGGCCGCGCCCCCGCGCCCGCAGATCCCGACAAGAAGCCGCGCGGCCTCAGGCTCCTCCGCTCCCTGCGGACCGGGCTCCCCTGCATTTGGCGCCGGAAgaagccgccgcgcgccgccgcggccATGCCGGGTTCTCGCTCTCAGGCGATCCCCTCTCTGCTG AAGGATCGAGCTTTGATGCGGCCGGCGACGACGGTGGCGCTGTGCTCCGTCGCCGCGCTCGCCGTCGCTGCGGCTTCTGTCGCGGCGCTTCGCCTCGTG GCTGGGTTCTTGACACCGAGCGCGAGCTGCGTATCATGGAGATGCTTCTTGGCGAAGAAATTCGTCAGGTTCTTGGGGCCTCCTCTCCTTGAGTGGATCTCCGAGATTAGCCTGAAACTTGTGGATCCTCCTGCTCTCGGCGAGTGGCTCGGGCTCCCGAAGCTTGGCCTGAAGTGGCTCTTCAACAAGTAG